A window from Salinigranum halophilum encodes these proteins:
- the cofH gene encoding 7,8-didemethyl-8-hydroxy-5-deazariboflavin synthase subunit CofH, translating into MPSGLDASDTPSAATFEHVPETDQSFENALAKARAGERLTVDDGVELLTTGTEAAGIDPRRKELVLEAADRRRADVVGEDVTFVANLNNNVTTACNTGCLFCNFKDTAHRFETGGADHAGFTKTPAESRRIVEETLDLGISEVCSVSGLHPAFALDDEHHEILASYERPAQTVNYKPPERYEVDPGTYLEQMAAMSVGGVHLHSMTPEEAYHARRGTDWSYEAVYRRLKAAGLDSAPGTAAEILVDEVRDVICPGKIDSQGWVDAMEGAMRTGLDVTATIMYGHVENEMHRVMHLDVVRDLQDSMGGIREFVPLSFVHQNTPLYRRGIVDGGASDAEDELMIAVSRLFLDNVDNVQSSWVKYGNAKALKLLNCGANDLMGTILSEEITKRAGGQYGEFRSVADYVDMVSAIGRPLVERSTDYRRRHRVDPDAPPFGPRLGPRADGTPMLSAEPRDLAAADD; encoded by the coding sequence ATGCCATCAGGGCTCGATGCGTCCGACACTCCGAGCGCGGCGACGTTCGAGCACGTCCCGGAGACGGACCAGTCGTTCGAGAACGCCCTGGCGAAAGCGCGCGCGGGCGAGCGTCTCACCGTCGACGACGGCGTCGAACTCCTCACGACGGGGACCGAGGCGGCGGGTATCGACCCCCGCCGGAAGGAACTCGTCCTCGAGGCGGCCGACAGACGCCGGGCCGACGTCGTCGGCGAGGACGTCACCTTCGTCGCCAACCTCAACAACAACGTCACGACCGCCTGCAACACCGGCTGTCTGTTCTGCAACTTCAAGGACACCGCCCACCGCTTCGAGACGGGCGGCGCGGACCACGCGGGCTTCACCAAGACGCCCGCGGAGTCCCGCCGCATCGTCGAGGAGACGCTCGACCTCGGCATCTCGGAGGTCTGCTCGGTGTCGGGGCTCCACCCGGCGTTCGCGCTCGACGACGAACACCACGAGATACTCGCGTCGTACGAGCGGCCCGCCCAGACGGTGAACTACAAGCCGCCCGAGCGGTACGAGGTCGACCCCGGCACCTACCTCGAACAGATGGCGGCGATGAGCGTCGGCGGCGTCCACCTCCACTCGATGACGCCCGAGGAAGCCTACCACGCCCGGCGAGGGACCGACTGGTCGTACGAGGCCGTGTATCGGCGGCTAAAGGCGGCCGGCCTCGACTCCGCGCCCGGGACCGCCGCCGAGATACTCGTCGACGAGGTGCGCGACGTCATCTGCCCCGGGAAGATCGACTCACAGGGGTGGGTCGACGCGATGGAGGGGGCGATGCGGACGGGGCTGGACGTCACGGCGACCATCATGTACGGCCACGTCGAGAACGAGATGCACCGCGTCATGCACCTCGACGTGGTCCGCGACCTGCAGGATTCGATGGGGGGAATCAGGGAGTTCGTGCCGCTGTCGTTCGTCCACCAGAACACGCCGCTGTACCGGCGGGGAATCGTCGACGGCGGCGCGAGCGACGCCGAGGACGAACTCATGATTGCTGTCTCCCGCCTGTTCCTCGACAACGTCGACAACGTCCAGTCGTCGTGGGTGAAGTACGGCAACGCGAAGGCGCTCAAACTGCTCAACTGCGGGGCGAACGACCTCATGGGGACCATCCTCTCCGAGGAGATTACGAAGCGCGCCGGGGGGCAGTACGGCGAGTTCCGCTCGGTCGCCGACTACGTCGACATGGTCTCGGCCATCGGACGACCGCTGGTCGAGCGGTCGACCGATTACCGACGTCGACACCGGGTCGACCCCGATGCCCCGCCGTTCGGCCCCCGCCTCGGCCCGCGGGCGGACGGGACGCCGATGCTGTCGGCCGAGCCGAGAGACCTGGCCGCCGCGGACGACTGA
- a CDS encoding alpha-hydroxy-acid oxidizing protein, whose amino-acid sequence MDGTSRKRAVAAGASTVPLDPEALAEQAAADLPPGPRAYLVGGAETEQTIRDNRCAFDRWRIRPRVLRDTSTRDHQVTVGDQRLTHPLVCAPIGMQSLYDDEGEVATARAAGRTGTALCLSTVSSASLEAVARAQDEAADGAAVRWFQVYWSGREVTASLVRRAEAAGYSALVLTVDTPVTGWRVRELESGYAPLDHGHGLGTYAADPVVRERAGGTDDEAVASVVSDCLGDASLDWDDVAWLRERTDLPLYLKGVVHPDDARRAADAADGVVVSNHGGRQVDGELAALEALGPVAREVGGSIPVLFDSGVRTGADVFRALALGADAVLLGRPYCYGLTLAGADGVADVLRNLRAAFDLTLELSGYPTASALDGNAVVRAGD is encoded by the coding sequence ATGGACGGCACCAGTCGAAAGCGAGCGGTCGCGGCGGGCGCGTCGACGGTCCCGCTCGACCCCGAGGCGCTCGCCGAGCAGGCGGCGGCGGACCTTCCGCCAGGACCGCGCGCGTATCTCGTCGGCGGGGCCGAGACGGAACAGACCATCCGCGACAACCGCTGCGCGTTCGACCGGTGGCGGATTCGTCCGCGCGTGCTCCGGGACACGTCGACGCGCGACCACCAGGTCACCGTCGGCGACCAGCGACTCACGCATCCCCTCGTCTGCGCCCCCATCGGGATGCAGTCGCTGTACGACGACGAAGGTGAGGTTGCGACTGCCCGCGCCGCCGGACGGACGGGGACGGCCCTCTGTCTGAGCACCGTCTCGTCGGCGTCGCTCGAAGCCGTCGCCCGGGCGCAAGACGAGGCCGCCGATGGCGCGGCGGTGCGGTGGTTCCAGGTGTACTGGTCCGGCCGCGAGGTGACGGCGAGCCTGGTTCGCCGGGCCGAGGCAGCGGGCTACTCGGCGCTCGTCCTCACCGTCGACACACCCGTCACGGGGTGGCGCGTCCGCGAACTCGAGAGCGGCTACGCGCCGCTCGACCACGGCCACGGCCTCGGCACCTACGCCGCCGACCCGGTCGTCCGCGAGCGGGCGGGCGGGACGGACGACGAGGCCGTCGCGTCCGTCGTGAGCGACTGCCTCGGTGATGCGAGCCTCGACTGGGACGACGTCGCGTGGCTCCGTGAGCGGACCGACCTGCCGCTCTACCTCAAAGGGGTCGTGCACCCCGACGACGCCCGCCGTGCGGCCGACGCCGCCGACGGCGTCGTCGTCTCCAACCACGGTGGGCGACAGGTCGACGGCGAACTCGCGGCGCTCGAGGCGCTCGGCCCCGTCGCCCGCGAGGTCGGTGGCTCGATACCGGTGCTGTTCGACAGCGGAGTCCGAACCGGCGCAGACGTCTTCCGGGCGCTTGCGCTCGGTGCCGACGCGGTGCTCCTCGGCAGGCCCTACTGTTACGGACTGACGCTCGCGGGCGCGGACGGGGTCGCGGACGTGCTCCGGAACCTCCGGGCGGCGTTCGACCTGACGCTCGAACTCTCGGGGTACCCCACCGCGTCGGCTCTCGACGGGAACGCGGTCGTTCGCGCCGGGGACTGA